The Porites lutea chromosome 4, jaPorLute2.1, whole genome shotgun sequence genome contains a region encoding:
- the LOC140935220 gene encoding female protein-like yields the protein MLITLLEQIKSEVHGRMAKPKKAGRVKVIHTGPRVRKLKRKVAELKKQLASMEPCEPCESAKKRGFLFESPAESDYIDAGKLDTPLDALTSCTWVKFKKIPGYHVVFSNRNMEFALFEEEQKLYIEVNQHSYSGGHTNDTIHFNEWSHYCLTKENNLWNMYINGTRKKTFTENGGAIAAEGEMVYGKLFEEAGKEFMKRHSFVGEMAGINVWNRSLSEQEISEMSKSCSVGKGNVISMDKLKVMGGVKEISVSC from the exons ATGCTGATTACTCTATTGGAGCAGATAAAATCAGAAGTTCATGGGCGCATGGCAAAACCGAAGAAGGCTGGTCGAGTTAAAGTGATCCATACAGGTCCCCGTGTTAGGAAACTCAAGAGGAAAGTAGCAGAATTGAAAAAGCAACTCGCCTCTATGGAGCCGTGTGAAC CTTGTGAGTCAGCAAAAAAAAGAGGTTTCCTTTTCGAAAGTCCTGCAGAATCGGACTACATTGATGCTGGGAAGCTGGATACGCCTTTGGATGCATTAACGTCATGTACATGGGTCAAATTTAAGAAGATACCTGGCTATCATGTTGTTTTCAGCAATCGAAACATGGAGTTCGCCTTGTTTGAAGAAGAACAAAAACTTTATATAGAGGTGAATCAACATTCATATAG TGGTGGACATACCAACGACACCATTCACTTCAACGAGTGGAGCCACTACTGCctaacaaaggaaaataaccTATGGAACATGTACATAAATGGGACAAGGAAGAAAACCTTCACAGAAAATG GAGGAGCGATAGCGGCAGAAGGCGAAATGGTGTacggaaaattgtttgaagAAGCAGGGAAAGAGTTTATGAAACGTCATTCCTTCGTCGGAGAAATGGCAGGTATCAATGTGTGGAATCGTTCGCTGAGTGAGCAAGAGATCTCTGAAATGTCCAAGTCATGCAGTGTAGGAAAGGGCAACGTTATAAGCATGGATAAGTTAAAGGTGATGGGAGGAGTGAAGGAAATCTCTGTCTCTTGTTAA